The Longimicrobiaceae bacterium genomic interval CAGGAAGAAGAGCGGCCGCGCGCCCTGGACGAGGATGTCGTTCACGCAGTGGTTGACCAGGTCCTCGCCCACCGTGCCGTGCCGCCCGGCCATGAACGCCACCTTCAGCTTCGTCCCCACCCCGTCCGTGCTGGCGACCAGCACCGGGCGGGCCACGTCGCCCGGCACGCGGTACAGGCCGCCGAACGAGCCGAGGGACGAGAGCGTGTCTGCCGTGGCCGTGGAGCGCACCAGCTCCGCCACGCCGCGCATCGCGACGTGCGCCGCGTCTATGTCGACGCCGGCGTCGCGGTACGACAGCCCGGTCTCAGACACCGGCTTCGGCGCCCACGTGCAGGTCGAACACCGTCATCTCGCGGAACGAGCGCATCCGCTCCTCCACCTCTTCCGTGGTCAGGTCTCGCAGCCGGTCTACCGAGAACTTCTCGCAGGCGTACGAGCCCATCACGCTGCCGTAGACCACGGCGCGCCGCAGGTCCACGTCGTCCAGCCGGCCGCACTGCGCCAGGTGGCCCATGAAGCCGCCCGCGAAGCAGTCGCCCGCGCCGGTGGGGTCGAACACCTCCTCCAGCGGGTAGCCCGGCGCGAAGAAGACGGAGTTCGGCGTGAAGAGGATCGCGCCGTGCTCGCCCTTCTTGATGATGAGGTAGCGCGGGCCGCGCGCCTGGATCCACTTGGCCGCGCGCGCCAGGTTGAAGTCACCGGACAGCTCGCGCGCCTCACCGTCGTTCACCAGCAGCAGGTCGACCTTGGCGAGGAGACGGAGAAGGTCGTCCTTCTTCGACTCGATCCAGTAGTTCATGGTGTCGCACGCCACGAACTTCGGCTTGCGGATCTGGTCCAGCACGTCCAGCTGCAGCACCGGGTCGATGTTGCCCAGGAAGACCATCTCCGCGTCGCGGAACTCCTCGGGGATGCGCGGCGCGAAGTCCGCGAACACGCCCAGCCGCGTCTCCAGCGTCTCGCGCGAGTTCAGGTCGAAGCTGTACACGCCGCTCCACCGGAAGCTCTCGCCCTGCGCCGTCTCCAGCCCGCCCAGGTCCACCCCGCGGTCCGAGAGGAAGCTGAGCGCGTCCACGGGGTAGTCGTCGCCAACCACGCCCACCAGCTGCACGGGCGCGAAGAGCGACGCAGCGGC includes:
- a CDS encoding PfkB family carbohydrate kinase, with product MSLLVVGSVALDTVETPFGRADDALGGSATFFSAAASLFAPVQLVGVVGDDYPVDALSFLSDRGVDLGGLETAQGESFRWSGVYSFDLNSRETLETRLGVFADFAPRIPEEFRDAEMVFLGNIDPVLQLDVLDQIRKPKFVACDTMNYWIESKKDDLLRLLAKVDLLLVNDGEARELSGDFNLARAAKWIQARGPRYLIIKKGEHGAILFTPNSVFFAPGYPLEEVFDPTGAGDCFAGGFMGHLAQCGRLDDVDLRRAVVYGSVMGSYACEKFSVDRLRDLTTEEVEERMRSFREMTVFDLHVGAEAGV